In Halococcus agarilyticus, one genomic interval encodes:
- a CDS encoding DUF7528 family protein, with the protein MVALSEQAHSLDRDAAAALRGALGEALTERREYVHTVGTHRADGSYVVSRRGADSSGHRKVFDGFADLREWYATLPATFTAADVDVPGVTGGRRHLLVRHVVEHPAFDCTLTARQPLTAEKRGSEEAG; encoded by the coding sequence GTGGTCGCGCTCTCCGAGCAGGCACATTCCCTCGACAGGGACGCGGCCGCCGCGCTCCGGGGTGCGCTGGGCGAGGCGCTGACCGAGCGCCGCGAGTACGTCCACACGGTCGGCACTCACCGGGCGGACGGAAGCTACGTGGTCTCGCGCCGCGGCGCGGACTCGTCGGGCCACCGGAAAGTGTTCGACGGGTTCGCCGACCTTCGCGAGTGGTACGCGACGCTGCCAGCGACGTTCACCGCAGCGGACGTCGACGTGCCTGGCGTGACCGGGGGCCGTCGGCACCTGCTCGTGCGCCACGTCGTCGAACACCCCGCCTTCGACTGCACCCTCACCGCTCGTCAGCCGCTCACGGCCGAAAAACGCGGTTCCGAGGAGGCGGGTTGA
- a CDS encoding DUF1028 domain-containing protein, whose translation MPTPRPSTFSIVARDPDQDAVGVAVQSKFVSVGSVVPFASADAGAIATQSFANVAYGPDGLDLLREGHSASEVVERLTEADDDAPDRQVGVVGQDGSIAAFTGEDCFAYAGDIQGENYTVQGNILENPDTLEAMAETYETTEGGLPEKLIAALQAGNEAGGDKRGEQSAALSVVKPEGGYDGGNDRWIDVRVDDHHSPIDELERVFRLYDVTLLEREPPAETQSLDGETAEAVAAALGQAGFDGATPDGSFDDADREALEAFRGANNFENHSLDLVEDALARGWDDAEGSGETRLVNAVWHGLSRLERA comes from the coding sequence ATGCCGACTCCCCGGCCGAGCACGTTCTCGATCGTCGCGCGCGACCCCGACCAGGACGCGGTGGGCGTCGCGGTCCAGTCGAAGTTCGTCAGCGTGGGCTCGGTGGTCCCGTTCGCGAGCGCCGACGCGGGCGCGATCGCGACCCAGAGCTTCGCGAACGTCGCCTACGGCCCCGACGGCCTCGATCTCCTGCGCGAGGGCCACTCCGCGAGCGAGGTCGTCGAGCGGCTGACCGAGGCCGACGACGACGCGCCCGACCGTCAGGTGGGCGTCGTCGGCCAGGACGGCTCGATCGCGGCGTTCACGGGCGAGGACTGCTTCGCGTACGCGGGCGACATCCAGGGCGAGAACTACACCGTGCAGGGCAACATCCTCGAAAACCCCGACACGCTCGAAGCGATGGCCGAGACCTACGAAACCACCGAGGGCGGGCTGCCCGAGAAGCTCATCGCCGCGCTGCAGGCGGGCAACGAGGCCGGCGGCGACAAGCGCGGCGAGCAGAGCGCGGCACTCTCCGTCGTGAAACCCGAGGGCGGCTACGACGGCGGCAACGACCGCTGGATCGACGTCCGGGTGGACGATCACCACAGTCCAATCGACGAACTCGAACGCGTCTTCCGGCTCTACGACGTCACGCTGCTCGAACGCGAGCCGCCCGCCGAGACCCAAAGCCTCGACGGCGAAACCGCCGAGGCGGTCGCGGCGGCGCTCGGCCAGGCGGGGTTCGACGGCGCGACGCCGGACGGCTCGTTCGACGACGCCGACCGCGAGGCGCTCGAAGCCTTTCGGGGCGCGAACAACTTCGAGAACCACTCGCTTGACCTCGTCGAGGACGCGCTCGCACGCGGCTGGGACGACGCGGAGGGCTCCGGCGAGACCAGGCTCGTGAACGCGGTCTGGCACGGACTCTCGCGACTCGAACGGGCGTGA
- a CDS encoding tetrahydrofolate dehydrogenase/cyclohydrolase catalytic domain-containing protein, which translates to MTNVIDGDAVAQSLRDDLRDAIETLADADARPGLATVLMSDDAASETYVTRKHEDCREVGIEDFHEDVDANAPTEELVSVVEDLNERPEVHGVLVQTPLPEHVEAERALQAVAPEKDVDGFHFANVGRFVRGTPRFRPCTPHGVQKLLEHAGVEIEGADAVIVGRSNLVGKPLANLFLRRADDGNATVTVCHSRTEDLAAKTHGADIVVTACGVPELVTGDMLSDGVAVIDVGYNRVEVSERRSEDSRTESGQSDNERGYEIVGDVDFESATEKASAITPVPGGVGPMTRAMLLYNAVRAASEQEGVTVDLP; encoded by the coding sequence ATGACGAACGTGATCGACGGCGACGCGGTCGCACAGTCCCTCCGTGACGATCTGCGGGACGCCATCGAGACGCTCGCGGACGCCGACGCTCGGCCCGGTCTCGCGACCGTGCTGATGAGTGACGACGCGGCGAGCGAGACGTACGTCACACGGAAGCACGAGGACTGTCGCGAGGTCGGCATCGAGGATTTCCACGAGGACGTCGACGCCAACGCCCCGACCGAGGAGCTCGTGAGCGTCGTCGAGGATCTGAACGAGCGCCCGGAAGTCCACGGCGTGCTGGTGCAGACGCCGCTGCCCGAACACGTCGAGGCCGAACGCGCACTCCAGGCGGTCGCTCCCGAAAAGGACGTCGACGGGTTTCACTTCGCAAACGTCGGCCGGTTCGTCCGGGGCACGCCGCGCTTTCGCCCGTGTACGCCACACGGCGTGCAGAAACTCCTCGAACACGCTGGCGTCGAGATCGAGGGAGCCGACGCCGTGATCGTCGGCCGCTCGAACCTCGTCGGCAAGCCGCTGGCGAACCTCTTCCTCCGGCGGGCCGACGACGGGAACGCCACCGTCACCGTCTGTCACTCCCGCACCGAGGACCTCGCGGCGAAAACCCACGGTGCGGACATCGTCGTCACCGCCTGCGGCGTCCCCGAGCTCGTCACCGGCGACATGCTTTCGGACGGTGTCGCCGTCATCGACGTCGGCTACAACCGCGTCGAAGTCTCCGAACGACGTTCGGAGGACAGCCGGACGGAGTCCGGCCAGTCGGACAACGAACGGGGCTACGAGATCGTCGGCGACGTCGACTTCGAGAGCGCGACGGAGAAGGCGAGCGCCATCACTCCTGTTCCGGGCGGCGTCGGCCCGATGACTCGCGCAATGCTCCTCTACAACGCGGTGCGCGCAGCGAGCGAACAGGAAGGCGTCACGGTCGACCTCCCCTGA
- a CDS encoding TIGR03557 family F420-dependent LLM class oxidoreductase, producing the protein MTQLGYTLSSEEFGPNELVNQAERAEEVGFDFVSVSDHYHPWLEAQGESPFVWSSLGGIAASVEEIDVAVGVTCPTIKTHPAIIAQAVATTAAMVPEKFYFGVGTGELLNEHVLGDHWPEHRVRLEMLEEAVEVMRELWTGEQVSHHGEHYDVQNARLFTLPDEIPPVCVSAFGERAAQGAAEFGDGFWSVGPQDVVEDWEDAGGEGPRLTQLHACVADSEDAAVATAHEQWANSGLPGELAAELPTTAHFEQATRMVSEEDIREGSIITEQSADAHIESIQEAIDTGYDHVYIHQIGADQEAALALYENEILPSFD; encoded by the coding sequence GTGACGCAGCTCGGCTACACCTTATCGAGCGAGGAATTCGGCCCGAACGAACTAGTGAATCAGGCCGAGCGCGCCGAGGAAGTCGGATTCGACTTCGTTAGCGTCTCGGATCACTACCATCCGTGGCTCGAAGCCCAGGGCGAGTCGCCGTTCGTCTGGAGCTCGCTCGGCGGGATCGCGGCGTCGGTCGAGGAGATCGACGTCGCAGTGGGTGTGACCTGTCCGACGATCAAGACCCACCCGGCGATCATCGCTCAGGCGGTCGCCACGACGGCGGCGATGGTTCCCGAAAAGTTTTACTTCGGCGTCGGCACCGGCGAGCTCCTGAACGAGCACGTGCTCGGCGATCACTGGCCCGAACACCGCGTCAGACTGGAGATGCTCGAAGAGGCCGTCGAGGTAATGAGAGAGCTCTGGACCGGCGAGCAGGTGAGCCACCACGGCGAGCACTACGACGTCCAGAACGCTCGCCTCTTCACCCTCCCCGACGAGATCCCCCCAGTCTGCGTCTCGGCGTTCGGCGAACGTGCCGCACAGGGGGCCGCCGAGTTCGGCGACGGGTTCTGGTCGGTCGGGCCCCAGGACGTCGTTGAGGACTGGGAGGACGCGGGCGGCGAGGGGCCCCGGCTCACGCAGCTCCACGCCTGCGTCGCCGACAGCGAGGACGCGGCGGTCGCGACCGCCCACGAGCAGTGGGCGAACTCCGGGCTCCCTGGAGAACTCGCCGCCGAACTCCCGACGACGGCGCACTTCGAGCAGGCCACGCGGATGGTGAGCGAGGAGGACATCCGCGAGGGGTCGATCATCACCGAGCAGAGCGCGGACGCCCACATCGAGAGCATTCAGGAGGCCATCGACACGGGCTACGATCACGTCTACATCCACCAGATCGGTGCCGACCAGGAGGCCGCGCTCGCCCTCTACGAGAACGAGATCCTCCCCAGCTTCGACTGA
- a CDS encoding ABC transporter ATP-binding protein: MSESEGSRAIHDGANREKSDVVLDVEGLRKTFGGLVAADDASFTVERGTITGMIGPNGAGKSTLFNLVTGFYDADGGSVAVDGTDVSDRKPHEIADHGLIRTFQTPRKLEGMTVREAMLVGAQSQVGESFRALFTAGDRVTDQERATLADAQRILEQFEIGHLATQPATELSGGQLKLVELARAMLAEPEILLLDEPVAGVNPTLANELRDRIAALNEAGVTFLIIEHDMEFIMHLADPIIVLDQGSVLVEGAPEAIREDDRVIDAYLGGGG; the protein is encoded by the coding sequence ATGAGTGAGAGCGAAGGATCGAGGGCGATCCACGACGGCGCGAACCGCGAGAAGTCGGACGTCGTTCTCGACGTCGAGGGACTGCGAAAGACGTTCGGGGGGCTCGTGGCCGCCGACGACGCCTCCTTTACCGTCGAGCGCGGCACGATCACGGGGATGATCGGGCCGAACGGTGCGGGCAAGTCGACGCTGTTCAACCTCGTCACGGGATTCTACGATGCGGATGGGGGCTCGGTGGCGGTCGATGGCACGGACGTGAGCGACCGCAAGCCCCACGAGATCGCCGACCACGGTCTCATTCGGACCTTTCAGACGCCACGGAAGCTGGAGGGGATGACCGTCCGCGAGGCGATGCTGGTCGGAGCCCAGTCCCAGGTCGGCGAGTCCTTTCGTGCGCTGTTCACCGCCGGGGATCGGGTGACCGACCAGGAGCGCGCGACGCTCGCCGACGCCCAGCGCATCCTCGAACAGTTCGAGATCGGCCACCTCGCGACCCAGCCCGCGACCGAGCTTTCCGGGGGGCAGCTGAAGCTGGTCGAGCTCGCCCGCGCGATGCTCGCCGAGCCCGAGATCCTGCTGCTCGACGAGCCGGTCGCCGGCGTCAACCCCACGCTCGCCAACGAGCTCCGCGACCGGATCGCCGCGCTCAACGAAGCGGGCGTCACCTTCCTGATCATCGAACACGACATGGAGTTCATCATGCACCTCGCCGACCCGATCATCGTGCTCGATCAGGGGAGCGTGCTCGTCGAGGGCGCGCCCGAGGCGATCCGCGAGGACGACCGGGTGATCGACGCCTATCTCGGCGGGGGCGGATAG
- a CDS encoding ABC transporter substrate-binding protein yields the protein MSRKNRYDPKRRDLLKLAGTAGLALTAGCISTTDGGDGNDSNDSGGADTATETEGGAGGDTATAASTGEGSGGDAGNATGEDTEAAGETDGSSGNESDGGAGGSGPYTIGMVDSQTGSLSAFGQRNERGKDLALAAVNEVGIGGRDLEIIVEDSQSEAQSGVSAAQKLVNQNGVPFVIGAVGSGVSLAIYESVIQGTDVVQLSQNSTSPDLSEFSGLLRMSPTGRVQSSALADIIAEDGYDSVAITWINNDYGQGITDAFTSAWEGDVAYNQSHDQGQSSYSSVVSGMADAGADAWLFITYQPEFTSMAQEAYSSGYEAQFYGADSVKGSDVIGNTPEGSLAGMKIVAPSAAVDQENYQAFAEDFESEYDASPTAWSAYAYDCVITAALSIATAEEFTGAALSETVRDVTRPEGEEALTFEAAMNALGEDGSASDIDYQGVSGPIDFDENGDPVGFLQIFTVENHEYVATGTIEG from the coding sequence ATGTCACGAAAGAACCGATACGATCCGAAACGACGGGACCTGCTGAAGCTCGCCGGCACTGCCGGGCTCGCCCTCACTGCCGGGTGCATCAGCACGACCGACGGTGGCGACGGGAACGACAGCAACGACAGCGGCGGAGCCGACACCGCGACGGAGACCGAAGGCGGAGCCGGCGGCGACACGGCGACCGCTGCGAGCACCGGCGAAGGGTCGGGTGGAGACGCCGGGAACGCGACCGGCGAGGACACCGAAGCGGCGGGCGAGACCGACGGGAGTTCCGGGAACGAGAGCGATGGCGGTGCCGGGGGCTCCGGCCCGTACACCATCGGCATGGTGGACTCACAGACCGGCTCGCTGTCGGCGTTCGGCCAGCGAAACGAGCGCGGGAAGGACCTCGCGCTCGCCGCGGTCAACGAGGTCGGCATCGGCGGACGCGACCTCGAGATCATCGTCGAGGACTCCCAGTCAGAGGCCCAGTCGGGCGTGAGCGCAGCACAGAAACTCGTCAACCAGAACGGCGTCCCGTTCGTGATCGGTGCGGTCGGCTCCGGGGTGTCGCTCGCCATCTACGAGTCGGTGATCCAGGGCACCGACGTGGTCCAGTTGAGCCAGAACTCCACGAGCCCCGATCTGTCCGAGTTCTCGGGCCTGCTCCGGATGTCGCCGACGGGTCGCGTCCAGTCGTCGGCGCTGGCGGACATCATCGCCGAGGACGGCTACGACTCCGTCGCGATCACGTGGATCAACAACGACTACGGCCAGGGGATCACCGACGCGTTCACGAGCGCGTGGGAGGGCGACGTCGCCTACAACCAGTCCCACGACCAGGGCCAGTCGTCGTACTCGTCGGTCGTCTCGGGGATGGCCGACGCCGGCGCGGACGCGTGGCTGTTCATCACCTACCAGCCGGAGTTCACGTCGATGGCCCAGGAGGCGTACTCGAGCGGCTACGAGGCGCAGTTCTACGGTGCGGACTCGGTCAAGGGATCGGACGTCATCGGCAACACGCCCGAGGGGAGCCTCGCCGGAATGAAGATCGTGGCCCCCTCGGCGGCGGTCGATCAGGAGAACTACCAGGCGTTCGCCGAGGACTTCGAGTCGGAGTACGACGCGTCGCCGACCGCGTGGTCCGCCTACGCCTACGACTGCGTGATCACCGCGGCGCTGTCGATCGCGACCGCCGAGGAGTTCACCGGCGCGGCGCTTTCCGAAACCGTTCGCGACGTGACCCGCCCGGAGGGCGAGGAGGCCCTCACCTTCGAGGCGGCGATGAACGCCCTCGGCGAGGACGGCTCCGCCAGCGACATCGACTACCAGGGCGTCTCCGGGCCGATCGACTTCGACGAGAACGGCGATCCGGTGGGGTTCCTCCAGATCTTCACGGTCGAAAACCACGAGTACGTCGCCACGGGCACCATCGAGGGCTGA
- a CDS encoding branched-chain amino acid ABC transporter permease, which translates to MSALTRPRSAVADLTRAERGVAGFIAVVSLLLLYGLFSGGLGPAYFLYLLGLVGMYVLLSFGLNAQWGYTGLINFSVAAFFGLGAYGTALLTADSSPLAGGFNPLIGLVVGLALAAVVAVLIGIPTLRLRADYLAIASLGLAEVVRLIVLNQNEWTNGSAGVRSIPGFFEGWPVLETFPQAMPGIRIEIIPGSPIVLGQSFWQSSLNVALVTIFVAVTYLLLRRVHRSPWGRVLRTIRSDEDLAEALGKNTYAFKMQSFVLGSVIMALAGVFYTHLNLFVSPGDLEPINTFYVWIAVILGGSGSNRGAIFGGFVIVAIQEGTRFLGNAFPATLPVDLPSALGVIESTYATVVGNFASTRLLVIGLLIVLVMRFRPEGILPPQRELIWPAALDDDTPAGGRAAPGSHPTETPADGGNAEADEPSTTGGDRSAGGDERHATGDDRSTEDDRDE; encoded by the coding sequence GTGAGCGCACTCACCAGGCCACGGAGCGCCGTCGCCGACCTGACCCGCGCCGAACGGGGCGTCGCTGGCTTCATCGCCGTCGTCTCCCTCCTCCTGCTGTACGGACTGTTCTCGGGCGGGCTCGGGCCCGCGTACTTCCTCTACCTCCTCGGACTGGTCGGGATGTACGTGCTGCTTTCATTCGGCCTGAACGCCCAGTGGGGGTACACGGGACTGATCAACTTCTCGGTCGCCGCGTTCTTCGGGCTCGGAGCCTACGGAACCGCACTGTTGACCGCCGACTCCTCGCCCCTCGCTGGCGGGTTCAACCCCCTGATCGGGCTCGTCGTCGGGCTCGCCCTCGCGGCGGTCGTCGCCGTCCTCATCGGGATCCCGACGCTCCGGCTCCGCGCGGACTACCTCGCCATCGCGTCGCTCGGCCTCGCGGAGGTCGTCCGGCTGATCGTGCTCAACCAGAACGAGTGGACCAACGGGAGCGCGGGCGTTCGATCGATTCCCGGGTTCTTCGAGGGGTGGCCCGTGCTCGAAACGTTCCCCCAGGCGATGCCGGGCATCCGCATCGAAATCATTCCAGGAAGCCCGATCGTGCTCGGCCAGTCGTTCTGGCAGTCGTCGCTCAACGTGGCGCTCGTGACGATCTTCGTCGCCGTCACCTACCTCCTCCTCCGCCGGGTGCATCGCTCGCCGTGGGGCCGGGTCCTCCGGACGATCCGCTCGGACGAGGACCTCGCGGAGGCGCTCGGGAAGAACACCTACGCGTTCAAGATGCAGTCGTTCGTGCTCGGCAGCGTGATCATGGCGCTCGCGGGCGTGTTCTACACCCACCTCAACCTGTTCGTGAGCCCCGGCGACCTCGAACCGATCAACACCTTCTACGTCTGGATCGCGGTCATCCTCGGCGGCAGCGGCTCGAACCGCGGTGCGATCTTCGGCGGGTTCGTCATCGTCGCTATCCAGGAAGGCACCCGATTTCTCGGCAACGCCTTCCCGGCGACGCTGCCGGTCGACCTCCCGAGCGCGCTCGGCGTGATCGAGTCCACCTACGCCACGGTGGTCGGCAACTTCGCGTCGACGCGATTGCTCGTCATCGGACTGCTCATCGTGCTCGTGATGCGGTTCCGTCCCGAAGGTATCCTTCCGCCACAGCGCGAACTCATCTGGCCGGCGGCGCTCGACGACGACACCCCGGCCGGCGGGCGCGCCGCGCCTGGCTCCCATCCGACCGAAACCCCGGCGGACGGGGGGAACGCGGAGGCGGACGAGCCGAGCACGACGGGAGGCGATCGAAGCGCTGGGGGAGACGAACGGCACGCAACGGGGGACGATCGGAGTACGGAGGACGACCGCGATGAGTGA
- a CDS encoding DUF7117 family protein, whose product MRIRGERECTECGARWSYYETGSVSCPDCGSLRSVGVDDRTRHTATAGALDLSAARDRLDASSNDDADTREAAENAAEACREFVRQHGFIDSGELAPLDGTYLAALELRYVAEEIGRAMRTDDAAERYFLSLLGGADEGERPPPEEVPDSLRTARGLAAADAVGEYRREAGTYLDDHPDPAASAAFASLAEHRKRVAALDGDVAPATAERLVRAARDLGRYLREDDEGALVTARDRLDRLHDDV is encoded by the coding sequence ATGCGCATCCGCGGCGAACGGGAGTGCACCGAGTGTGGCGCGCGGTGGTCGTACTACGAGACCGGGAGCGTGAGCTGTCCCGACTGCGGGAGCCTCCGGAGCGTCGGCGTCGACGACCGCACCCGCCACACCGCGACCGCGGGAGCGCTCGACCTCTCGGCGGCGCGCGATCGGCTCGACGCGAGCAGCAACGACGACGCGGACACCCGCGAAGCGGCCGAGAACGCCGCCGAGGCGTGCCGGGAGTTCGTCCGCCAGCACGGGTTCATCGACTCGGGCGAGCTCGCACCGCTCGACGGAACCTATCTCGCGGCGCTCGAACTCCGCTACGTCGCCGAGGAGATCGGTCGCGCGATGCGGACCGACGACGCTGCGGAGCGGTACTTCCTCTCGCTGCTGGGTGGAGCCGACGAGGGCGAGCGCCCGCCGCCCGAGGAGGTCCCCGACTCGCTCCGGACGGCTCGCGGCCTGGCAGCAGCCGACGCAGTGGGGGAGTACCGCCGGGAGGCGGGCACGTATCTCGACGACCACCCCGACCCCGCGGCGAGCGCGGCGTTCGCCAGCCTGGCCGAGCACCGAAAGCGCGTCGCGGCGCTCGACGGCGACGTGGCCCCCGCGACGGCGGAGCGCCTGGTCCGGGCCGCACGCGATCTCGGTCGGTATCTCCGAGAGGACGACGAGGGAGCGCTCGTGACCGCGCGCGACCGGCTCGATCGGCTTCACGACGACGTCTGA
- a CDS encoding ABC transporter ATP-binding protein, translated as MTSPILAVENVDSGYGDVQVLDDLSLTLDADGIACLIGPNGAGKSTVLRTVFGLLTPWRGAVRYHGDEIGGMAPEDIVRAGIGYVPQTQNVFGSLTVEENLRMGGTARDDDLGPVIDELYDRFSIVSEKRSAKARTLSGGQRQVLAFARALVMEPDVLLVDEPSAGLAPNTADEVFADVEAVNAMGTAILMVEQNARKALSIAERGYVLDQGSVAYADDADTLLDNPEVSELYLGG; from the coding sequence ATGACCTCACCTATCCTCGCCGTCGAGAACGTCGACAGCGGCTACGGCGACGTCCAGGTGCTCGACGATCTCTCCTTGACGCTCGACGCCGACGGGATCGCCTGTCTGATCGGTCCCAACGGGGCCGGGAAGTCCACAGTCTTGCGAACGGTGTTCGGGCTGTTGACGCCGTGGCGCGGCGCGGTCAGGTATCACGGCGACGAGATCGGCGGGATGGCCCCCGAGGACATCGTTCGGGCGGGGATCGGCTACGTGCCCCAGACCCAGAACGTGTTCGGCTCGCTCACCGTCGAGGAGAACCTCCGGATGGGCGGGACTGCCCGCGACGACGACCTCGGCCCGGTGATCGACGAGCTCTACGACCGCTTTTCGATCGTCTCGGAGAAGCGAAGCGCGAAGGCTCGCACCCTCTCGGGAGGTCAGCGCCAGGTGCTCGCGTTCGCGCGCGCCCTCGTGATGGAGCCCGACGTCCTGCTCGTCGACGAACCCTCCGCCGGGCTCGCGCCCAACACCGCCGACGAGGTGTTCGCCGACGTCGAGGCGGTCAACGCGATGGGCACGGCGATCTTGATGGTCGAGCAGAACGCGCGCAAGGCGCTCTCGATCGCCGAGCGGGGGTACGTCCTCGACCAGGGATCGGTCGCGTACGCCGACGACGCCGATACGCTCCTCGACAACCCCGAGGTCTCGGAGCTGTACCTCGGCGGCTGA
- a CDS encoding branched-chain amino acid ABC transporter permease, with the protein MSVLEYVANGLVFSSIIVLASIGLSLVYSIADFANFAHGDTMTIGAYAALVTFGSVGGLGIAVLGLPLGFFVALAVGVAVAAVVAVLTHKLVYEPLDAGSIGMLITSIGVAFVYRAVVQLGFGTDFTEFGVPILRPIDPLVDYGIRVTLHDVAIVASAAILVGTLHVLLQYTDLGRKMRATADNPNLARVSGIRTNRVKLWTWIIGAGLAGAGGVFLGLYNQLSPRMGFNILLVVFAAVILGGIGSVYGAMLGGFLIGMVNQLTPLLTDVGIPIGIEYANALAFVIMVAVLLVRPSGIAGEAAT; encoded by the coding sequence ATGTCGGTCCTCGAATACGTCGCGAACGGGTTGGTGTTCAGCAGCATCATCGTCCTCGCGAGCATCGGGCTCTCGCTGGTGTACTCCATCGCGGACTTCGCCAACTTCGCCCACGGCGACACCATGACGATCGGGGCCTACGCCGCGCTCGTGACCTTCGGCTCGGTCGGCGGCCTGGGGATCGCGGTGCTCGGGCTCCCGCTCGGCTTCTTCGTCGCGCTGGCGGTCGGCGTTGCGGTCGCCGCGGTCGTCGCGGTCCTCACCCACAAGCTGGTGTACGAACCGCTCGACGCCGGCTCGATCGGTATGCTGATCACCTCGATCGGGGTGGCGTTCGTCTATCGGGCGGTCGTCCAGCTCGGGTTCGGGACCGACTTCACCGAGTTCGGGGTCCCGATCCTCCGACCGATCGACCCGCTCGTCGATTACGGGATCCGGGTGACGCTCCACGACGTCGCCATCGTCGCGTCGGCGGCGATCCTCGTCGGCACGCTCCACGTTCTCCTCCAGTACACCGACCTCGGTCGGAAGATGCGCGCCACCGCCGACAACCCGAACCTCGCGCGGGTGAGCGGCATCCGGACGAACCGCGTCAAGCTCTGGACGTGGATCATCGGGGCCGGGCTCGCGGGCGCGGGTGGGGTCTTCCTCGGCCTCTACAACCAGCTCTCGCCGCGGATGGGGTTCAACATCCTTCTCGTGGTGTTCGCCGCGGTCATCCTCGGCGGCATCGGCTCCGTCTATGGGGCGATGCTCGGCGGGTTCCTCATCGGCATGGTGAATCAGCTCACCCCGCTGTTGACCGACGTCGGCATCCCGATCGGGATCGAGTACGCGAACGCGCTCGCGTTCGTCATCATGGTCGCGGTGTTGCTCGTCCGTCCCAGCGGGATCGCCGGGGAGGCGGCGACGTGA
- a CDS encoding NUDIX hydrolase, with translation MTDPDPVPEALAADHDDVLRSENTFEIDTESLESARDRAERGWGVGALAVHDGRVLLVRHDDQWLLPGGMLESGETPGEGAARETHEETGIDVRIDGLAAIAEQTFTDGDDAFVFHFAVFEATPESTVLTDDPGLTDEAIAEAAWHGSLPADTFEPDLYARLLDGRLD, from the coding sequence ATGACCGACCCCGATCCCGTTCCCGAGGCGCTGGCCGCCGACCACGACGACGTGCTCCGGAGCGAGAACACCTTCGAGATCGATACGGAAAGTCTGGAATCGGCACGCGATCGTGCCGAGCGGGGCTGGGGCGTCGGCGCGCTCGCGGTCCACGACGGCCGGGTGCTGCTCGTTCGTCACGACGATCAGTGGCTTCTCCCGGGTGGGATGCTCGAATCGGGCGAGACGCCGGGGGAAGGGGCGGCCCGCGAAACGCACGAGGAAACCGGGATCGACGTGCGGATCGACGGGCTCGCGGCGATCGCCGAGCAGACGTTCACCGACGGTGACGACGCGTTCGTCTTTCACTTCGCGGTGTTCGAGGCGACGCCCGAGAGTACGGTTCTGACCGACGATCCCGGACTCACCGACGAGGCGATCGCCGAGGCCGCGTGGCACGGCTCGCTCCCGGCGGACACGTTCGAGCCGGACCTCTACGCCAGGCTGCTCGACGGCAGACTTGACTGA